The Bacteroidales bacterium genome contains a region encoding:
- a CDS encoding nucleoside hydrolase — MKRLLFTIICLSLTLSLFSHPWKPRHYVIIDTDGGIDDMKAITMLLASPDVRVLAITVSPGSLTSGEAYIKVRSLLNSFYHEGIPVGINRISKFKSPEFPVALATNWGNETGLNEKNEPDHLNLIAKILSAEKTKITFICLGSMSTAATAIKDLPVFKKQVNQIVWSGSGHDEKEGFNYKADIPAAESVLKSDVVLKIVRGLESESFYTQTLLKQIDNLHNAYSRKISDFFSANAANNHSFSFNAYDEMVPLFLHYPNLFTINSGKNYVTCSPRNIDSLRICSAKIISGENIARNQVIRDLPLSPSFYFDDIEPFVTEIINRYGIDEWTSGVIANELHRHLGVFAIIGVKMGIRAREYFNTGVDEFSAVSFAGSMPPLSCMNDGLQVSTGATPGHGLLTVINDAPAIPAVEFSYLDRKIKLTLKPEIAEKISSELKEINFIHGLDSDIYWELVRKNSVKYWRDLDRHEIFDIEEIK; from the coding sequence ATGAAAAGACTTCTCTTCACAATAATTTGCCTCTCCTTAACTCTTTCTTTGTTTTCACACCCCTGGAAACCACGCCATTATGTTATAATTGATACAGATGGCGGTATTGATGACATGAAGGCAATAACGATGCTGCTGGCATCTCCTGATGTGAGGGTTCTGGCTATAACTGTTTCACCGGGAAGTCTTACTTCAGGCGAAGCATATATTAAAGTCAGGAGTTTGCTCAATTCGTTCTATCATGAAGGGATCCCTGTGGGTATAAACAGGATAAGCAAGTTCAAATCTCCGGAATTTCCTGTTGCCTTAGCCACTAATTGGGGAAACGAAACCGGGCTGAATGAAAAGAATGAACCAGACCACCTGAATCTGATTGCTAAAATCCTGTCTGCAGAAAAAACCAAAATAACTTTTATCTGCCTGGGGAGCATGTCAACGGCAGCAACTGCTATTAAGGATCTTCCGGTTTTTAAAAAGCAGGTAAATCAAATCGTCTGGAGCGGATCCGGTCACGATGAAAAAGAAGGCTTTAACTATAAGGCGGATATTCCGGCAGCTGAAAGTGTTTTAAAAAGTGATGTAGTATTAAAAATAGTCAGGGGACTGGAATCAGAATCTTTTTACACACAAACGTTATTGAAACAAATTGATAATCTCCATAATGCCTACTCCCGGAAAATATCAGACTTCTTCTCTGCAAATGCAGCAAATAATCACAGCTTCTCATTTAACGCATACGATGAAATGGTGCCATTGTTTCTGCATTACCCTAATCTGTTCACAATTAATTCGGGAAAGAATTATGTAACATGTTCACCCCGGAATATCGATTCATTAAGGATTTGTTCGGCTAAGATTATTTCTGGAGAGAATATCGCACGCAATCAGGTTATAAGAGATCTTCCGCTGTCTCCCTCATTCTACTTTGATGATATTGAACCCTTTGTAACTGAGATAATAAACAGGTACGGCATTGATGAATGGACATCAGGGGTAATTGCAAATGAACTTCATCGCCACCTTGGCGTATTTGCTATTATCGGTGTAAAAATGGGAATCAGGGCAAGGGAATATTTCAATACCGGCGTGGATGAGTTCAGTGCAGTGTCATTTGCAGGATCGATGCCTCCGCTTAGCTGCATGAATGACGGGCTTCAGGTGAGCACCGGTGCAACTCCCGGACATGGATTGCTGACTGTCATAAACGATGCCCCGGCTATTCCGGCTGTTGAGTTTTCATATCTCGACAGGAAGATAAAGCTGACATTAAAACCTGAAATAGCAGAAAAGATCAGTTCAGAACTAAAAGAGATCAACTTCATTCATGGCCTCGACAGCGATATATACTGGGAACTTGTGAGGAAGAACTCAGTTAAATACTGGCGGGATCTGGATAGGCACGAGATATTTGATATTGAGGAGATTAAGTAA
- a CDS encoding fumarate hydratase, producing the protein MADFIYEKPFQIEKDSTKYRLLTKDYVKLIDQGGRKILQVSPEGLELLAKEAVSDLSFYLRTSHLEKLAKILEDPEATDNDRFVAYMMLRNTVISSKEDLPWCQDTGTAIVIGKKGEDVLTGVIDAEHLSKGIFETYKTKNLRYSQIVPLSMFEEKNTGSNLPAQIDIYSAPGKRYDFLFITKGGGSANKTFLYQQTKSLLNEESLVKFVKEKIKDLGTSACPPYHLALVIGGTSAEATLKTVKEASAGYLDHLPVTGSAGGRAFRDLEWEKRIEKICHEYGVGAQFGGKYFVHDVRVIRLPRHAASCPVGLGVSCSADRNIKAHITEEGIFLEELERNPARFMPAKAPELEKPVEINLDKPMKEILAELTKHPVKTRLSLTGTLIVARDIAHARIKKLIDEGKPMPEYLKNHPVYYAGPAKTPEGMPSGSFGPTTAGRMDSYVDLFQSLGGSMIMLAKGNRSRQVIDACKKYGGFYLGSVGGPAAILAAENIKSVELVDFEDLGMEAIRKIRVENMAAFIITDDKGNDFFDEYNR; encoded by the coding sequence ATGGCAGATTTCATCTATGAGAAACCATTTCAGATTGAAAAGGACTCAACAAAGTACCGGCTGCTTACTAAAGATTATGTAAAACTTATTGATCAGGGTGGGCGAAAGATTCTCCAGGTCTCTCCGGAAGGGCTCGAACTTCTCGCAAAAGAAGCTGTTTCTGATTTGTCATTTTATCTAAGGACGAGCCATCTTGAGAAACTTGCAAAGATCCTTGAGGATCCTGAAGCTACAGACAATGATCGTTTTGTGGCTTACATGATGCTGAGAAATACTGTAATTTCATCAAAGGAAGATCTGCCATGGTGTCAGGATACAGGTACTGCTATTGTAATTGGCAAGAAAGGGGAAGATGTACTCACCGGTGTCATAGATGCCGAGCATCTTTCAAAAGGCATCTTTGAAACTTATAAAACCAAAAACCTGCGATATTCACAGATCGTACCTCTTTCAATGTTTGAGGAGAAGAATACAGGTTCAAATCTTCCGGCACAGATAGATATTTATTCTGCTCCCGGAAAACGGTATGATTTCCTTTTCATAACAAAAGGAGGAGGTTCAGCCAATAAAACTTTCCTTTATCAGCAGACCAAATCCCTTCTGAATGAGGAGTCTCTTGTGAAGTTTGTTAAAGAAAAAATAAAGGATCTTGGTACTTCTGCATGCCCTCCATATCACCTTGCCCTGGTAATCGGCGGTACATCAGCGGAAGCTACTCTCAAGACAGTCAAGGAGGCATCAGCCGGCTATCTTGATCATCTTCCTGTTACAGGAAGTGCAGGAGGTAGGGCTTTCCGCGACCTTGAGTGGGAAAAACGGATTGAAAAGATCTGTCATGAGTATGGCGTCGGAGCACAGTTCGGGGGAAAATATTTTGTTCACGATGTGAGAGTTATCAGGCTGCCGCGTCATGCTGCTTCCTGTCCGGTCGGACTCGGTGTCAGCTGCAGTGCCGACAGGAATATCAAGGCTCATATTACCGAAGAGGGTATTTTCCTTGAGGAACTTGAGAGAAATCCTGCCCGTTTCATGCCGGCAAAAGCTCCCGAGCTGGAAAAACCGGTTGAGATAAACCTCGACAAACCTATGAAAGAGATCCTGGCAGAGTTAACAAAACATCCGGTAAAGACAAGGTTGAGCCTCACGGGAACTTTGATTGTTGCCAGGGATATTGCCCATGCCCGTATTAAAAAACTAATAGATGAGGGCAAGCCAATGCCTGAATATTTAAAAAATCATCCTGTATATTATGCCGGACCGGCAAAGACTCCTGAAGGCATGCCTTCGGGGAGCTTCGGGCCAACCACTGCCGGACGAATGGATTCATATGTTGATCTTTTCCAGAGTCTTGGCGGATCGATGATTATGCTGGCCAAAGGAAACCGGAGCCGTCAGGTAATTGATGCCTGCAAAAAATACGGAGGTTTTTATCTTGGTTCAGTGGGAGGGCCTGCCGCAATACTCGCTGCTGAAAATATAAAATCAGTAGAACTTGTCGATTTCGAAGATCTCGGAATGGAGGCAATCCGGAAAATCAGGGTTGAGAACATGGCAGCCTTTATTATTACTGATGATAAGGGGAATGATTTTTTTGATGAGTATAATCGGTAA
- a CDS encoding MBL fold metallo-hydrolase translates to MKIQLFNIASFKVDGGAMFGVVPKVLWSRVYSADENNLIDLPLRSLIIETGNHVILVDSGWGDKQDEKFFRHVHLHGGEGLIQGLKNRGYAPEDITDVFFTHLHADHCGGGVKKKETGEGYELTFPKAAYHVSRTQWEWAVTNNLREADSFLEENILPIEQSGHLNLVDEEEELFPGFSVLFCYGHTPGLMIPVIKFKDRTLVYTGDLIPTSAHIPLIWNMSYDIESLKSIDEKQRLLNKALEENYILVFQHDKDVECCNLEMTQKGIRAKDKFLFSEIL, encoded by the coding sequence ATGAAGATTCAGTTATTTAATATAGCCAGTTTCAAAGTTGACGGAGGAGCGATGTTTGGCGTTGTTCCCAAAGTACTATGGTCGAGGGTTTATTCTGCTGATGAAAATAACCTGATTGACCTGCCTCTCAGATCGTTAATTATTGAGACCGGGAATCATGTTATTCTGGTCGACTCCGGCTGGGGCGACAAACAGGACGAGAAATTCTTCCGTCATGTTCATCTTCATGGAGGCGAAGGACTAATTCAGGGATTGAAAAACAGAGGCTATGCTCCGGAAGATATTACAGACGTGTTTTTTACTCACCTACATGCTGATCATTGCGGGGGAGGAGTGAAAAAGAAAGAAACCGGAGAGGGGTATGAACTTACTTTTCCTAAAGCAGCTTATCACGTGAGCCGGACACAATGGGAGTGGGCTGTGACAAATAATCTTCGCGAGGCTGACTCATTTCTCGAGGAAAATATTTTGCCGATAGAACAGAGCGGACATCTTAACCTGGTTGACGAAGAGGAAGAATTGTTTCCTGGTTTCTCGGTTTTGTTTTGTTACGGACATACACCGGGTCTTATGATTCCGGTAATAAAATTCAAAGACAGGACACTGGTTTATACCGGCGATCTTATTCCGACCTCCGCACATATTCCACTAATCTGGAATATGAGTTATGATATTGAATCGCTGAAATCAATTGATGAAAAGCAGAGACTATTGAATAAGGCACTAGAAGAAAATTATATACTTGTATTCCAGCATGATAAAGATGTTGAATGCTGTAATCTTGAGATGACACAGAAGGGGATCAGAGCTAAAGACAAATTCCTGTTTAGCGAGATCTTGTGA
- a CDS encoding esterase family protein, translating to MKKVLSLFSILAISASLLAQTGKVSDNLTMTSKILKMDRKYAIYLPPDYETSQRSYPVLYLLHGAGDDQTGWVQFGEVLTIADEAIKSSLSTAMIIVMPDANTTKRGYVNDVKGEWRFEDFFFEEFMPFIEKTYRIKGEKRYRAIAGLSMGGEGTFIYALHHPELFSTACPLSAATGPRNIEELKNYRLWTGVEGITDADKEAYFKKYSVLNLIENMPDAQKKAVRWYIDCGDDDFLFEGNSLVHIAMRKKEIPHEFRIRDGAHNWTYWRESLPKVMEYVSMVFHQF from the coding sequence ATGAAAAAAGTTCTCTCTCTGTTCTCTATCCTTGCCATCTCAGCATCACTTCTTGCACAGACCGGCAAGGTATCAGATAATCTTACCATGACAAGCAAGATTCTGAAAATGGACCGTAAATATGCCATTTACCTTCCGCCTGATTATGAAACATCCCAGCGCAGTTATCCGGTTCTTTATCTGCTACACGGGGCTGGTGACGATCAGACCGGATGGGTACAGTTTGGCGAAGTTCTTACTATTGCTGATGAAGCCATAAAATCAAGTCTTTCTACTGCAATGATAATCGTTATGCCCGATGCTAACACTACTAAAAGAGGCTATGTAAACGATGTGAAAGGTGAATGGAGATTTGAAGATTTTTTCTTTGAGGAATTTATGCCCTTTATTGAAAAAACATATCGTATCAAAGGTGAGAAAAGATACCGTGCCATTGCCGGACTATCTATGGGCGGAGAAGGTACATTCATATATGCCCTGCATCATCCCGAACTATTCTCAACAGCATGTCCGCTGAGTGCTGCAACCGGACCTAGAAACATTGAGGAGCTTAAAAACTACAGGTTATGGACTGGTGTTGAAGGCATTACAGATGCAGATAAAGAAGCTTACTTTAAAAAATACAGCGTTCTCAATCTCATTGAAAATATGCCTGACGCTCAGAAAAAAGCAGTCAGGTGGTATATCGACTGCGGCGACGATGATTTCCTTTTTGAAGGAAATTCACTTGTTCACATTGCTATGAGAAAGAAAGAGATCCCTCATGAATTCAGAATACGCGATGGTGCTCATAACTGGACATACTGGAGGGAATCATTGCCAAAGGTGATGGAATATGTGTCGATGGTGTTTCACCAATTCTAG
- a CDS encoding SUMF1/EgtB/PvdO family nonheme iron enzyme → MKKFLIWFLPGLIIGSLLILGAGRVLHNTSTNEYCVSCHIHPAADNAWKKSTHYDTKSGMRIGCVDCHLPPKGEKYLWEKGKTGLRDLWSYWTKDSASFNWEDRRRLEIARGYVFENSCKKCHENLFPSKLTKAGEDAHLYYTQTKKTDELHCINCHLNAGHYIEGYTHGSNKTFGSTSSAAKEIFKEPTPVIEFKNYTERVPESAISFNMVAIPGGSFKIGSPAEEPFRKEDEGPVKEVEISPFFMAEVEVTWDEYMAFYIQTAAEGRSTDTEGIRNKVASATDAISGATPPYGQPDQGWGMGQRPAISFSFHAAETYCRWLSSVTGKTYRLPTEAEWEYACRAGSDGPYPFPGDPKKFEKTGLKAKLSKNDTTVINTYIIYKGNSPTKTQTPDRVKPNAFGLRNMAGNVAEFCADWYKADAYADYDDGIKDPKGPETGEEHVIRGGSFLSTADLVRSAARDYTRTEAWLRTDPQMPKSIWWYSDCFNVGFRVVCEYDEKTGNYDLNEN, encoded by the coding sequence ATGAAGAAGTTCCTTATATGGTTTTTACCTGGATTGATAATTGGAAGTTTATTGATCCTTGGCGCCGGGAGAGTCCTGCATAATACCTCAACTAACGAGTATTGTGTTTCATGTCATATACATCCTGCTGCAGACAATGCATGGAAAAAATCTACTCATTATGATACGAAATCAGGTATGAGAATTGGCTGTGTAGATTGCCACCTCCCTCCCAAAGGAGAGAAATATCTATGGGAAAAAGGAAAGACCGGGTTACGCGACCTGTGGAGTTACTGGACAAAAGATTCAGCATCATTCAACTGGGAAGACCGTAGAAGACTTGAAATTGCAAGAGGCTATGTTTTTGAAAACAGCTGCAAAAAATGTCATGAGAATCTTTTCCCCTCAAAGCTTACCAAAGCCGGAGAAGATGCACACCTCTATTATACACAGACAAAAAAGACCGACGAACTGCACTGCATAAACTGTCACCTTAATGCAGGCCATTATATTGAGGGCTACACCCACGGAAGTAATAAAACTTTCGGCAGCACCTCTTCAGCTGCTAAAGAAATTTTCAAAGAGCCGACACCAGTTATAGAATTTAAGAATTACACAGAACGTGTTCCTGAATCTGCAATATCTTTTAATATGGTAGCAATTCCGGGCGGAAGTTTTAAAATCGGCAGTCCGGCTGAAGAACCTTTCAGAAAAGAAGATGAGGGTCCGGTTAAGGAGGTTGAAATCTCCCCGTTCTTTATGGCTGAGGTTGAAGTAACATGGGACGAATACATGGCATTCTATATTCAGACTGCTGCTGAAGGACGTTCAACTGATACTGAAGGGATCAGAAATAAGGTTGCAAGTGCTACAGACGCTATCTCAGGTGCTACACCTCCTTATGGACAGCCTGATCAGGGCTGGGGAATGGGACAGAGACCAGCAATATCTTTTTCATTTCATGCTGCTGAAACATATTGCAGGTGGCTTTCATCAGTTACCGGCAAAACATACCGTCTGCCAACTGAAGCTGAGTGGGAATATGCCTGCAGGGCTGGTTCAGACGGACCATATCCTTTCCCGGGAGATCCGAAGAAGTTTGAGAAAACGGGATTAAAAGCAAAACTTTCTAAAAACGATACCACTGTAATCAATACCTATATAATATATAAAGGTAACAGTCCGACAAAAACACAAACACCTGACAGAGTTAAACCTAATGCTTTTGGTTTACGTAATATGGCAGGAAATGTGGCAGAATTCTGCGCTGACTGGTATAAGGCTGATGCCTATGCTGATTATGATGATGGAATCAAAGATCCAAAAGGTCCGGAGACCGGTGAAGAACATGTTATCAGAGGAGGTTCGTTCCTGAGTACAGCTGATCTGGTAAGGAGTGCAGCTCGCGATTATACAAGAACAGAGGCATGGCTCAGGACAGATCCGCAGATGCCGAAGAGCATATGGTGGTATTCAGATTGTTTCAATGTTGGATTCAGGGTCGTCTGTGAGTATGATGAAAAGACTGGAAACTATGATTTGAATGAAAATTAA